The DNA region ACACCGTGACCTTTCTGGATGTCCATGAAACCTGCCACAATTGCTGGTATTGCCTCGTCGCCAAAGCCTCCACCCGTTGCCCGCATCGCAAAGTTTACGGCATCACCTACTCGGCCAATGAGGGGTTGCTCGGCGGCTGGAGCCAGAACATTTATCTCAAGCCAAAGGTGAAGACGATTCTTCTGCCGGAGGGCGTGCCGCCGGAGCGTTTGATTGCGGGCGGGTGCGGTTTGCCGACGGCCATTCACACCATCGAGCGGGCGGCGATTCAGTTGGGCGACATGGTGGCCGTGCAGGGCAGTGGGCCGGTGGGGCTGAACGCGGCGATACTGGCCTTGCTCTCAGGCGCGGGCGGGGTGATGGTGTTGGGCGATCCGCCGAATCGTTTGGCGACGGCTCAGGCGTTTGGCGTGGATGAGGTGATCGGCGTGGGTGAAACGACGGCGGCGGAACGGGTGGAAAAGGTTCGGGCGCTGACGAACGGGCGGGGGGCCGACGTAACGATTGAGGCGACGGGCGTGCCCTCAGCCGTGCGTGAAGGAATGCAAATGACACGCGACGGCGGACGCTACGTCATCGTCGGCCAGTACACCGACGCCGGCGAGATCAACATCAACCCACATCTCGACATCAACCGGAAGCATTTGGAAATTCGCGGGTGTTGGGGCTCAGACTTCAGCCACTTTTACCGGATGGTGAATGTGCTGGCCCGGCACGGCGGGCGGGTGAACTGGGAGCGGATGATCAGCCGCGAGTATAAGCTGGATGAGATGAATGCGGCGCTGGACGATGTGGCCGCCGGACGGGTGGTGAAGGCGGTGGTGAGGCCGAACGGCTGATATAGGACGCGGACGCTTGCGCGCTGATTTTCGCAGATGAGAAAAATCTGCGTTTATCCGCGCGCTTCGCGTCCGTGTCCTATTGCTTTATGGATTGGTTATGGCGTGGCTGTGGGTTCGGGCGTGTCGGTGGTGGGCGGGTTGAGCACGTCTGCCACCGTCGGCACTTCGGGCACGCGCAGTTGCCAGTAGCTGAATTCGGTGATGAGGTCGGTCTCGGCCTTCTTGTTGCTCAGCCAGGTGTCGAAGGCTTCAGTCTTCTTTGTAGCAAACTCTTCGTCAGTCATCTCGCGCTTCTCGCGGGAGAGAACTTCGATGATGTGGTAGCCGAACTGCGTTTGCACCGGCTGAGGGTAGAGGCCGAGCGGGGCGCTGAACACCACCGCATCAAACTCGGCCACCATCTGGCCCGGCGCGAACGTGCCCAGGTCGCCGCCGTTGTCTTTGTTGCTGGTGTCGAGCGAGTTAGCGGCGGCCAGGGTTGCAAAGTCGGCGCCCGCCTGTAATTGCTTGATGAGGTCGGTTGCGGCGGCTTCGTCGGCCACCAGGATGTGCCGGGCGTGGGCCTCGTCAATCTCGCGCGGCGTGTCGGCGGCAATGGCGTCCGTCACCTTCTCGCGCAAAAGGTTGGTCTCAAAGAGGCGGCGGAAGTCGGCGTCGGTCATGCCGGTGAAATTCTTGAAGCGGGTCGTCGTCTCCCCAAAGGCCTTTTGAAAGCCTTCAAGTGTATAAGGTGTTGAGGTGGGGAAAGGCGTGGGCGAGGGGCCGGCGGTGGACGTTTGAGTCGGCTCCGGGGTGGCCGTCGGCGGCGTGGTGGCCGAAGGTGTGGGGCTGGGGCCTTCGGTGCTGGTGGGCGTCACCGTCGGCGGCTCGGTAGGCGGCAAGGTGGCCGTGGGAACCGGAGTCGGCGTCCCGTTGGGATAAAAATCAAAGGCTTCCTGGATCGCCTTGTCAATTTCTTCAGGCGAAACGGTGATGCCACGCGCTTCGGCTTCCTGCCGGATGATCTCGTCGTCTATCAGTTGGTCGAGCACCTGGCGGCCCAACAGGTTCGGGTCGCTCAGTTGGCTTTCAATCTGGGTGAGCTGGTTTTGGTAAAAGCTGGTGGCGTTGGAATTGCTGCCGAACAGTTGGATGATTTGTGAGAGTTGGGCGGATTGCTGGCTCAACTGCACGCGCTGATACTTCACCGCCTTTTGAAAGTCGGCGGTGGAAATGCCCACTTGGCCCACTTTGGCCACCGGCTGGCGCGGCTGGAGGACGTAGAAGTCCAGCAGGCCGTAGCCGATGATGGCTAGAATAATAGCTATAACGCCGACGGTGACGCCGATGACCCATTTGCGTAAAAGCGCTTCGCGCTCGGCGCGGGCCAGGTGTTTGCGAGTAAGGCCGGCTTGAGGCGGCCTGCTTTTGGTCATACTGACTCTCCTCTTTGCTACATGGCAACGGGCATAGGGTGGCCCCTATGCCCGAGTGTTTTCGTTCATGTCTCGGAGACCTGACGAGCCTCGCGCAGCGGCCTGTCAGGTCTCAAGTGATTACGCAGTGCCGGATGTGTAAGGCAGAAGCGCCATGTGGCGGGCGCGTTTGACGGCTTCTGTGACCAGGCGTTGATGTTTGGCGCAGGCTCCGGTCTGGCGGCGGGGCCGAATCTTGCCCCGTTCGGTGATGTACTTGCGCAGGAGATCGGACTGCTTGTAGTCCACAGTTTTGATCTTCTCGGCGCAGAACTGGCAGACCCGGACCCGGCGGACGTAACGTCCCCCGCGCTCGTCGCCTTCACCTTCTTCGTCTTCCGAGCCTCGTCGGCGATAGTCGTCCACGATTTAACTCCTCTATTTGCTAAAACGGAAACTCATCTTCAGGTTCGTGAGTTTCGGGGGCCGCATTTTCGGCGGCGTGATGTTTACGGTTGTCGAGAATCGTCATCTCGTTGGCCACCACTTCGGTGCGGGAGTGCTTTTTGCCTTCGGCGTCCTCCCACGACCGGGTTTGCATCCGGCCTTCGACGTAGACGTGCGAGCCTTTGACCAGGAATTGTTTGCAGGTCTCGGCCAGTTTGTTCCAGGCGACGACGTTGAACCATTCGGTTTCTTCGCGCCGTTCGCCGTCAGGAGTGCTCCACATTCGCGAACAGGCCACGGTGAACGTGGTGACTGGATGCCCGGCCGGAGTGTAGCGCATCTCCGGGTCGCGTCCGAGGTTGCCAATGATCATGACTTTGTTTAAGCCTCTACTCATGGGTCACTCCTCTCGTGTCTGATAACGGGTCTCGATAATTTAGGCCGAGGCCGGGGCCGGCTCTTCCGGCGCCGGCTGAACCGGCGCGGCCGGCTCGGCGTCGAGCCGCACGATCATAAAGCGCATAATCTGCTCGGTGAGGCGCAGGTTGCGTTCCACTTCGAGCGGCGTCCCGGCGTTCATTTTGGTGTATAGCAAAACGTAATGCCCTTCGCGCTGTTTGCGGATTTCGTAGGCCAGTTTCTTGCGGCCCTGCCGCTCGACTTTTTCAATCGAGCCGCCGCCGGACGTGATCCAGCCTTGCACTTTTTCCGTAAGCGCGCCAACGCCTTCATCGTCCACTTCGGGATGGATGATAAAAGCCACTTCATAGTTGCGCATGGTGAGAGGTCTCCTTTCCTTGGGATTTGCCCCGGTCGGCCGGCTATGAGGGGCCTGCCGCCTGGAGCGGAAAGTGTTTGTGAGAAGTTGTAAACTTGGCTCAACAACACAGTGTGGCAAAAGTTTACCACAGAACATTGATTAATGCTCGACTTGGCCGATTGGCGCGAGGGTTTTCCTAAAAGTCGGTGTTTCGCGCCGGGCGTGGCAGATCGGGACGCGGATAACGCTGATGAAACGCGGATTTTTTTATTCGGATGACCAGGCCTGATTGTTTTGCTGAAAGCGTTGATGGTTTAGGAAGACTGTAGTGGCGGCATCATGTTTTGCAAACACGTAATATGAAACGTGATAGTGTACTGTGACAAATACGTGACAATGTACTGAGTCGGCTTAAAATTTTTGGCCAAGCTTGACTCGGCGAAATGTTTTGTTGTAGTGTGTCGGCGGTCGTTTCATCAACGGCTCGATGACCGGCCTGGCCCACAACGCCAACGGCAACATGACGACGCGCGTGGAAGGCGGCTCGACGTATACGCAGAACTTTGATGCGGAGAATCGTTTGACATCCGTCACTGTTGGCGGGCAGACGACGACATTCGTCTACGACGGCGACGGCAATCTCATCAAGAAGGTCAACCCCAACGGCACGTACACGGTGTACGTTGGCGGCCTGTACGAAGTGGAGTACAGCGCCGCAAATGTCGCGACGAAGAAGACCAGCTACTATCCAGCGGGAGCCTATCGTTTAGAAATCGTAGGCACGTCGAATAACGTGTATTACATGGTAGGCGACCATCTTGGCTCGGCCAGCGTGCGGCTGACCTCGAGCGGCAACATTGGCACGGGCGGCGAACAGCGGTATTATCCCTTTGGCGAGAGCCGCATCACGAACGCCGACTTGAAGACTGACCATCTTTTCACGGGGCAGTTGAGCGTAGGGCTTGGTGGCATTTACAGCTACGGCGCAAGGTTTTACTCAAGCAAACTGGGACGTTTCTTGAGCGCGGATACGGTGGTGCCGGATTGGA from Chloroflexota bacterium includes:
- a CDS encoding RHS repeat-associated core domain-containing protein; translated protein: MTGLAHNANGNMTTRVEGGSTYTQNFDAENRLTSVTVGGQTTTFVYDGDGNLIKKVNPNGTYTVYVGGLYEVEYSAANVATKKTSYYPAGAYRLEIVGTSNNVYYMVGDHLGSASVRLTSSGNIGTGGEQRYYPFGESRITNADLKTDHLFTGQLSVGLGGIYSYGARFYSSKLGRFLSADTVVPDWKYPQSLNRYSYVYNNPLKYVDPTGHRTECSGTSDFISESTGDGGISWASCWAIQRDKGLLTSIGVSDADAETIATGVDKLGLQGGFLVFYNQYLRHYDGTKEG
- a CDS encoding zinc-binding dehydrogenase; translation: MPLAAVMTAPNKPIEVQDLPAATVEPGGILLETIYSEVCGTDVHLHHGHLAGVPYPIIPGHVSVGRVVETGGAVTDIDGRPINVGDTVTFLDVHETCHNCWYCLVAKASTRCPHRKVYGITYSANEGLLGGWSQNIYLKPKVKTILLPEGVPPERLIAGGCGLPTAIHTIERAAIQLGDMVAVQGSGPVGLNAAILALLSGAGGVMVLGDPPNRLATAQAFGVDEVIGVGETTAAERVEKVRALTNGRGADVTIEATGVPSAVREGMQMTRDGGRYVIVGQYTDAGEININPHLDINRKHLEIRGCWGSDFSHFYRMVNVLARHGGRVNWERMISREYKLDEMNAALDDVAAGRVVKAVVRPNG
- a CDS encoding single-stranded DNA-binding protein, with amino-acid sequence MSRGLNKVMIIGNLGRDPEMRYTPAGHPVTTFTVACSRMWSTPDGERREETEWFNVVAWNKLAETCKQFLVKGSHVYVEGRMQTRSWEDAEGKKHSRTEVVANEMTILDNRKHHAAENAAPETHEPEDEFPF
- the rpsF gene encoding 30S ribosomal protein S6 encodes the protein MRNYEVAFIIHPEVDDEGVGALTEKVQGWITSGGGSIEKVERQGRKKLAYEIRKQREGHYVLLYTKMNAGTPLEVERNLRLTEQIMRFMIVRLDAEPAAPVQPAPEEPAPASA
- a CDS encoding peptidylprolyl isomerase, with translation MTKSRPPQAGLTRKHLARAEREALLRKWVIGVTVGVIAIILAIIGYGLLDFYVLQPRQPVAKVGQVGISTADFQKAVKYQRVQLSQQSAQLSQIIQLFGSNSNATSFYQNQLTQIESQLSDPNLLGRQVLDQLIDDEIIRQEAEARGITVSPEEIDKAIQEAFDFYPNGTPTPVPTATLPPTEPPTVTPTSTEGPSPTPSATTPPTATPEPTQTSTAGPSPTPFPTSTPYTLEGFQKAFGETTTRFKNFTGMTDADFRRLFETNLLREKVTDAIAADTPREIDEAHARHILVADEAAATDLIKQLQAGADFATLAAANSLDTSNKDNGGDLGTFAPGQMVAEFDAVVFSAPLGLYPQPVQTQFGYHIIEVLSREKREMTDEEFATKKTEAFDTWLSNKKAETDLITEFSYWQLRVPEVPTVADVLNPPTTDTPEPTATP
- a CDS encoding 30S ribosomal protein S18; this encodes MDDYRRRGSEDEEGEGDERGGRYVRRVRVCQFCAEKIKTVDYKQSDLLRKYITERGKIRPRRQTGACAKHQRLVTEAVKRARHMALLPYTSGTA